From one Asterias amurensis chromosome 14, ASM3211899v1 genomic stretch:
- the LOC139947445 gene encoding uncharacterized protein, which yields MAHCEGMLLEKNLLIILFGILVWFYPLSCWCLNLTALDLQGMQASQISDWRNYSADLAIDGNSNTNVSGGGSCSHTDSHPWWKVDLGANHCIGRVTLVHRGDCCFKRMNGATVRAGTQSNIFNNAACGLPVTSDQSLNTVGHIPIVCDPPVIARYVSVDDDVPASNSNALTLCEVMVEEYPMADCPQSTTAMNIDPSFSITCMSTLMFVDKQITNARPLSVDNKKSPMQCFMYCKINNECWSFDYVMTSGQCRLYDVKAGDLKADDQPGCLVYEVVRG from the exons ATGGCTCATTGCGAGGGAATGTTGCTGGAGAAAAACCTGTTGATAATTCTCTTTGGAATCCTCGTGTGGTTTTACCCGCTATCCTGCTGGTGCCTCAATCTCACTG CGTTGGATCTTCAGGGAATGCAAGCAAGCCAGATCTCGGACTGGAGGAATTATTCAGCAGATCTTGCAATTGACGGCAACTCAAACACAAACGTCAGTGGTGGTGGGTCTTGCTCTCACACCG ATTCTCATCCCTGGTGGAAGGTGGACCTGGGAGCAAACCACTGCATCGGTCGTGTCACCCTTGTCCACAGAGGAGATTGTTGTT TCAAAAGAATGAATGGCGCCACCGTGAGGGCGGGTACACAGAGCAACATTTTCAATAATGCCGCGTGTGGACTACCAGTGACATCAGACCAATCATTGAACACTGTGGGACACATACCGATTGTGTGCGACCCGCCCGTGATTGCCCGGTACGTCAGTGTGGACGACGATGTTCCAGCTTCAAACTCCAATGCACTAACACTGTGTGAAGTGATGGTTGAAGAGTACCCCATGGCAGACTGCCCTCAATCAACAA CTGCAATGAACATAGATCCGTCGTTCTCCATCACCTGCATGTCCACATTGATGTTTGTGGACAAACAAATAACCAACGCACGCCCTCTGTCGGTCGATAACAAGAAGTCACCCATGCAATGCTTCATGTATTGCAAGATAAATAACGAGTGTTGGTCTTTCGACTACGTCATGACTTCTGGTCAGTGCAGGCTCTACGATGTAAAGGCTGGAGACTTGAAGGCAGATGATCAGCCAGGCTGCTTGGTGTATGAAGTAGTCCGTGGCTAG